From a single Brassica rapa cultivar Chiifu-401-42 chromosome A01, CAAS_Brap_v3.01, whole genome shotgun sequence genomic region:
- the LOC103868739 gene encoding uncharacterized protein LOC103868739, with protein sequence MNPKEKKKKIPIRPPKPREHEDESPVVVENNDMERNEDEDVNREERERVPGDDCEAIVDDSDDELVEQAEENDVEEEETCGIRVEEEACEVLPTHFGDVARNDGGDDDESGDDDCWKEDNIPDPISSDDEEEDARREAREDEALSDEVLALGKTFSSAAEFKQALLRYSLKTRYDVKLYISSELKLGAVCSDTEYDCPWRVYCSYEKRKHKLQIKVYVNEHTCIRSGYSKLLKTSSIVQLFAERLRLNPKLTAIEISEEIKRTYSLIVTDEKCRKAKTKITRERRAGHEAHFSRIWDYEAELHKKNPGTITEIVTIPGATPRSKQRFDRFYVCFEAQRSAWNSTCRPIIGLDGAFLKWDVKGQLIAAVGRDGDNQIVPIAWAVVEAWFINHLKMDLELGDGSNFTFISDRQKGLLKAVHLEIPNAEHRMCARHILGNWKRDSHDPQLEGLFWKIARSYTLGDFREQMNELQRYNPVAHQNLQVTNPHTWPRAFFKVGSCCNDNLNNLNESFNKTIREARRKPLLDLLEEIRRQCMVRTAKQSLISNRLKTRFTKRAHVAIESAIAKGQDCIRYMATGNVFEIDDHGCYYSVDMNLKTCGCGMWQLNGIPCNHAACVISANKQKVDDYISDYYKKWRKTYEHSIKPVEGMKLWPTLNRLPVLPPPNRLGNRGRPSNYARKKSANESSSQSTSKTRLSRDKRIMTCSNCREEGHTKVSCSNPRVEPEPKRPRGRPRKDQEGGSQLGSQGGSQLG encoded by the exons ATGAACCccaaggaaaaaaagaaaaagattccTATCCGTCCACCTAAGCCAAGAGAACACGAAGATGAATCCCCAGTTGTGGTTGAAAACAACGATATGGAGAGGAATGAAGATGAGGACGTCAACAGAGAGGAGCGTGAACGTGTACCTGGTGATGACTGTGAAGCCATTGTTGACGATTCTGATGATGAATTGGTAGAACAAGCTGAAGAGAATGatgtcgaagaagaagaaacatgtGGCATTCgagttgaagaagaagcttgTGAAGTGTTACCTACACACTTTGGAGATGTCGCAAGGAATGATGGAGGAGACGATGATGAGAGCGGAGATGACGACTGTTGGAAAGAAGATAATATACCTGATCCTATATCatctgatgatgaagaagaggatgCGCGAAGGGAAGCTCGAGAGGATGAAGCATTAAGCGATGAGGTTTTGGCTTTGGGAAAGACATTTTCTTCTGCGGCTGAGTTCAAGCAAGCTCTTTTGAGGTATTCATTGAAAACAAGATACGACGTTAAGCTATATATTTCATCAGAACTGAAGCTTGGTGCTGTTTGCTCGGACACTGAATATGATTGTCCTTGGAGGGTGTACTGTTCATATGAAAAGAGGAAGCATAAGCTGCAAATAAAAGTGTATGTTAATGAACACACTTGTATAAGGTCTGGTTACTCAAAATTGTTGAAGACTTCGTCAATTGTACAACTGTTTGCGGAAAGATTGAGGCTGAATCCAAAGCTTACAGCTATAGAAATTAGTGAGGAGATCAAACGGACTTACAGCTTGATAGTAACCGATGAGAAGTGTCGAAAAGCGAAGACAAAAATCACTAGGGAAAGGAGAGCTGGCCATGAAGCTCACTTTTCGCGAATATGGGATTATGAAGCCGAACTACATAAGAAAAATCCAGGCACCATCACAGAGATAGTGACCATTCCAGGAGCAACACCAAGAAGCAAACAAAGGTTTGATCGCTTCTATGTATGTTTTGAAGCACAAAGATCGGCTTGGAACTCCACTTGTAGGCCAATCATAGGTCTAGATGGAGCCTTTCTCAAATGGGATGTGAAGGGCCAATTGATTGCTGCTGTTGGAAGAGATGGAGATAATCAAATTGTGCCAATTGCTTGGGCTGTAGTGGAGGCATGGTTCATCAATCATCTAAAGATGGATTTGGAACTTGGTGATGGAAGCAACTTCACATTCATATCTGATAGGCAAAAG GGTTTGTTGAAAGCTGTTCATTTAGAGATTCCTAATGCAGAACATAGAATGTGTGCTAGACACATTCTTGGGAATTGGAAGAGAGATAGCCATGACCCTCAGCTAGAGGGATTATTCTGGAAAATAGCTCGCAGTTACACTTTAGGAGACTTTCGTGAGCAAATGAATGAGCTTCAGAGGTACAATCCAGTGGCGCATCAAAACCTTCAAGTCACCAATCCTCACACTTGGCCGCGGGCTTTCTTTAAGGTTGGTTCATGTTGCAATGATAATCTGAACAACCTTAATGAATCTTTCAATAAAACAATCCGTGAGGCTAGGCGAAAACCACTTCTTGACCTGTTAGAGGAAATTAGGAGACAATGCATGGTTCGCACAGCAAAACAGTCTCTAATTTCTAATAGGTTGAAGACTAGGTTCACTAAACGAGCTCACGTTGCAATAGAATCTGCTATAGCTAAGGGTCAGGATTGTATTAGATATATGGCTACTGGTAATGTATTCGAAATTGACGACCATGGCTGCTATTATAGTGTTGATATGAATCTGAAAACTTGTGGTTGTGGGATGTGGCAACTAAATGGAATTCCATGTAATCATGCCGCTTGTGTGATCTCCGCAAATAAGCAAAAAGTGGACGATTACATTTCAGATTACTACAAAAAATGGAGAAAGACTTATGAGCATAGTATTAAGCCTGTTGAAGGGATGAAGTTGTGGCCGACGTTGAACAGGCTACCTGTCTTGCCTCCACCAAATAGGTTAGGTAATAGAGGAAGGCCAAGTAATTATGCTAGAAAGAAAAGCGCCAATGAATCATCTTCACAGTCAACAAGTAAGACTAGGCTAAGTCGTGATAAGCGCATTATGACTTGCTCAAACTGCAGAGAAGAAGGACATACCAAAGTTAGTTGTTCAAATCCGAGGGTCGAACCCGAGCCTAAACGACCACGAGGTCGCCCAAGAAAGGATCAG GAAGGAGGGTCACAGCTTGGTTCACAAGGTGGATCACAGCTTGGATAA